The following proteins are co-located in the Maridesulfovibrio sp. genome:
- a CDS encoding DUF2391 family protein has product MKSHFNFEDLSQTFVGAFALAVPISFSEEAWSIAPALPLLNLFLIFSLSVLFLAFFTYESVFRGNVKHRIGAFFFRLFVAYTIASLVVALLLFALDKFPLISDPEVAIKRLIVITMPASMGAIVVDSFDKE; this is encoded by the coding sequence ATGAAATCGCATTTTAATTTTGAAGATCTGAGCCAAACTTTTGTGGGGGCGTTTGCATTGGCGGTACCGATTTCTTTTTCCGAGGAAGCTTGGAGCATAGCCCCGGCTTTACCGTTGCTGAATTTGTTTTTGATTTTTAGTTTGTCGGTTTTATTTTTAGCTTTTTTCACTTATGAAAGCGTCTTTCGAGGGAATGTGAAACATAGGATCGGAGCTTTCTTTTTTCGTCTTTTTGTTGCCTATACTATTGCAAGTTTAGTGGTTGCTCTCCTTCTTTTTGCCTTGGATAAGTTTCCGTTAATTTCAGATCCTGAAGTCGCAATCAAACGTCTGATAGTCATAACTATGCCAGCTTCTATGGGCGCTATTGTAGTAGACAGTTTTGATAAGGAATAA
- a CDS encoding Fic family protein produces MRNAIAAYDRFDDWSVESEADLKEAHSVLMAGLIDEVGMYRRSGVGVIAGDRVIHMAPPADRVPALMQDLFSWLGATEDHPLIASSVFHYEFEFIHPFADGNGRMGRLWQTLILTRWNPLFADIPVESLVYEHQEEYYDALQQSTDKADSAPFIEFMLRMILDAVLSATPQVGPHVTPQVKALIEIISGEMSRDELQTALGLKDRKSFRELYLKPALEEGLVGMTIPDKPNSRNQKYRLTEMGRMAVYR; encoded by the coding sequence GTGCGTAATGCCATTGCTGCTTATGACCGGTTCGATGATTGGTCGGTGGAGAGTGAAGCGGATTTGAAGGAGGCGCACAGCGTGCTCATGGCCGGACTGATTGACGAGGTTGGTATGTATCGCCGTTCCGGCGTGGGCGTTATAGCCGGGGATAGGGTGATTCACATGGCTCCCCCTGCCGATAGAGTTCCGGCACTTATGCAGGATCTGTTTTCATGGCTGGGTGCTACTGAAGACCATCCTTTGATTGCCAGCTCGGTATTCCATTACGAATTTGAATTTATCCACCCCTTTGCGGACGGCAACGGTCGTATGGGCCGTTTGTGGCAGACTCTTATTTTGACTCGTTGGAATCCGCTGTTCGCAGATATCCCGGTTGAAAGTCTGGTTTATGAACACCAAGAAGAATATTATGACGCTCTGCAACAGAGCACAGATAAAGCTGATTCAGCCCCTTTCATAGAGTTCATGCTCAGGATGATTTTGGATGCAGTTTTATCTGCGACCCCCCAAGTCGGCCCCCATGTTACCCCCCAAGTTAAGGCATTGATAGAAATCATATCCGGTGAAATGAGTCGTGATGAGCTGCAAACAGCTTTAGGCCTTAAGGATCGTAAATCATTCAGGGAACTTTACCTCAAGCCCGCACTGGAAGAAGGGCTTGTGGGAATGACCATTCCCGACAAGCCCAATAGTCGAAATCAGAAGTATCGGTTGACTGAGATGGGGCGAATGGCTGTATATCGCTAA